One window of Dermacentor albipictus isolate Rhodes 1998 colony chromosome 9, USDA_Dalb.pri_finalv2, whole genome shotgun sequence genomic DNA carries:
- the LOC139049989 gene encoding uncharacterized protein isoform X2, whose amino-acid sequence MERLQAPEPLRLAGNVSASWKRFKQTFELFLQATEVKDQPKSEASKAALLLSIAGDEALDVFNNFKFEPNESKDDYKTLMQKFDAYCSEVTNEVHERYLFRTRTQAEGEPFEKFLRDLKKQASQCTFGASHDSLESGDDFWQGLLAYRSAPLEDGRSPGELLQGRRLRANLPDFHEVPCTEVKKHCQHAQGKPLPKLSRGDVVRLRGTRTWSRKARVRGTQAPRSYQLVTEDGQVLRRNRQHLIRTDEPYDETSSEDGDDTTETSTPVDNPQVPAMHSSAGSTSQASESSRTIDGAQQCPANTEGRPTPDSVLTPAPRRSSRNTRPPQRLRYDEAFNQIA is encoded by the exons ATGGAACGGCTGCAGGCACCGGAGCCCCTGCGTCTCGCGGGGAACGTCTCGGCATCGTGGAAGCGTTTCAAGCAAACATTTGAGCTCTTCCTGCAAGCAACGGAAGTGAAGGACCAGCCGAAAAGTGAGGCTTCGAAAGCTGCACTTCTGCTGAGCATCGCGGGTGACGAGGCGCTCGATGTATTCAACAATTTCAAGTTCGAACCGAACGAGAGCAAGGATGACTACAAGACCTTAATGCAAAAGTTCGACGCCTACTGCTCAGAGGTGACCAACGAAGTGCATGAAAGGTACCTGTTTCGCACGAGGACCCAAGCGGAAGGAGAACCGTTCGAAAAATTTTTACGTGACTTAAAGAAACAAGCCTCGCAGTGCACCTTTGGAGCATCGCACGACTCACTG GAGTCCGGGGACGACTTCTGGCAAGGACTACTGGCTTATCGCTCAGCTCCACTTGAGGACGGGCGATCTCCTGGTGAACTGTTGCAAGGGAGGCGCCTTCGAGCCAATCTTCCCGACTTCCATGAAGTACCCTGCACAGAGGTGAAAAAGCACTGCCAGCACGCACAAGGCAAACCATTGCCGAAGCTTTCTCGAGGGGACGTAGTACGGCTGCGAGGAACGAGAACGTGGTCCCGGAAAGCGAGGGTAAGAGGCACGCAAGCTCCAAGGTCCTACCAGCTGGTAACCGAAGATGGGCAAGTTCTGCGGCGCAACCGCCAACACCTCATACGAACGGATGAGCCGTATGATGAGACAAGCAGCGAAGACGGGGACGACACAACCGAAACGAGCACGCCTGTCGACAACCCTCAGGTACCTGCAATGCATTCTTCGGCCGGATCAACATCGCAGGCTTCGGAATCCTCACGAACGATTGATGGGGCACAACAGTGCCCAGCCAACACAGAAGGAAGGCCAACACCGGATTCGGTGCTGACCCCAGCTCCGAGAAGATCGTCCCGGAACACTAGACCGCCGCAACGCCTTCGCTATGACGAGGCATTTAATCAAATTGCTTAA